The nucleotide sequence CGCGAGCCTGGTCGTGACGTATCACCTGAACTTCTGGCAGGCGCTCGTCGTGGCGGCCGTCGCGCCGCTCGTCTCCTACGGCCTGGTCGGGCTGATCGGCATCGCGGGCAAGCGGGGTGCCGCGCCCGGCATGGCGCTGTCGCGGGCGGTCTTCGGTCAGCGCGGCAATCTGCTGCCCGGTTCGCTGATCTGGGTCGCGCGCTGGGGCTGGGAGACGATCAACGCCGTGACCGGCGCGTACGCGCTGCTCACCATCCTGGACCTCGCTCTCGGCATCAAGGCGAACGGCGTGCTGGACATGGTCACGCTGCTCCTCTTCGTGATCGCCACGTTCGTGATCTCCGGGCTCGGGATCGGCGCCGTGCAGAAGTGCAGCAAGTACGCGACGTACCTCTTCGGTGTCTTCTCGGTGCTGGTCCTGGGGTATCTGGCCGTGCACACCGACTGGTCGCGCGTGCTGCACGGGAGCGCGGGGTCGACGGCCTCGCTGATCACCGCCGTCGGCCTGATCGCCGCGGGTGGCGTGAGCTGGATCCCGTCCGCGCCGGACTTCACCCGCTATCTGCCGCGTACGGCCTCCTCCAAGGCGGTCGTCGGGCACACCATCGGCGGGGCGGGCATCGTCGTACTGCCGCTGGTCCTGATGGGTGCGGTGATGGCGGTGGCCACCCCCGATCTGGCCTCGGCGGCCGACCCGGTCTCCTTCCTCGGCAAGATCCTGCCGCTGTGGATCACGATCCCCTACCTGCTGATCGCCGTGGTCGGCATGCTGCTGATCAACTCGATGTCGATGTACTCGGCCGGCTTCACCGCGCAGACGCTCGGTTTCCGCATCCCGCGCCACTGGGCCGTCTCCGTCAACGCCGTGATCTCGCTGGCGCTGGGCGGTGTGCTGATGCTGGTGGCGTCGAGCTTCATGGGCTCCTTCATCGCCTTCCTGTCGATGCTCGCGGTGGCCTTCTCCGCCTGGACCGGCGTCTTCGGCGCGGACATGCTCCGCCGCAAGGAGTACGACGCCCGCGCCCTGGCCGACACCACCCGCACCAGTGCCTACTGGTACCGCGCCGGCTTCTCCCCCGCCGCCGTGGCCGCCTGGGCGATCGGCCTGGTCTCGGGCCTGCTCTTCACCACCTCGGACTGGTTCACCGGCCCCCTGGCGAAGAACAACGTCATCGGCGAGTACGGCCTGGGCTGGATCGCGGCGATCGTCATCTCCGCCGCCCTGTACCTGGCCCTCCCGAAGCCCCGCATCCCCTCGCCGACCCCGGCACCGGCCGAGGAGCAGACCTCCGCGACGGTCTGACCCCCACCGAAACCCGAAGGCCCCCTCCACGGAGGGGGCCTTCGGCGTACCGGGTCGGGGAATCGGCGGGGTCCGGCGCCGGGCGGGGGCCTCGCGGTGGCTCCGTCAGCGCCTGCGCTCCAGCGCCCGATGCGCGGGGTGGGCCTGGCTCGCCGGTCCGCGCAGGATGTCGGCCAGTAGCCGAGCCGGGGGTCGACTCCCGTGCGCGAGTCGGCATCTCGGCCTACCCGCCCGTGTGCGGCCCGTGGGCTGTCGGCCCGCCAGGGGCACGAGCCCTCCACCTGGCCGACGGGGCTTCCCCCTTCGGAGATGCCGGCGCACAGCCGACCGAGCCCTCCCCGACGGGACCCGACATCGGCCCGTGCCCCCGGCGTACCCGGTCCGACCGAGGGCAACGGCACCGCCCCCGGACACGACAACACCGCCCCCGCTCCAGGCAGTGGCCGGAGCGGGGGCGGTGGAGGTGCGAGGAGAGGGGCAGCGGGGACTTGGCCCTTCTCCTCGGGTCCAGGGGGGGGCGGTCAGCCCATCTCTTCCAGGGTCTTGCCCTTCGTCTCCTTGACGAACTTCAGGACGAAGGGGATGGAGAGCGCGGCGAAGACCGTGTAGATCACGTACGTGCCGGAGAGGTTCCACTCGGCCAGCGACGGGAAGCTCGCGGTGATGGCCCAGTTGGCGATCCACTGCGCGGAGGCGGCGACACCGAGGGCGGCGGCGCGGATCC is from Streptomyces seoulensis and encodes:
- a CDS encoding cytosine permease — protein: MSKTAAREGALETRGIEPVPDHERTARTRGLFPTWVGANISVLLLTMGASLVVTYHLNFWQALVVAAVAPLVSYGLVGLIGIAGKRGAAPGMALSRAVFGQRGNLLPGSLIWVARWGWETINAVTGAYALLTILDLALGIKANGVLDMVTLLLFVIATFVISGLGIGAVQKCSKYATYLFGVFSVLVLGYLAVHTDWSRVLHGSAGSTASLITAVGLIAAGGVSWIPSAPDFTRYLPRTASSKAVVGHTIGGAGIVVLPLVLMGAVMAVATPDLASAADPVSFLGKILPLWITIPYLLIAVVGMLLINSMSMYSAGFTAQTLGFRIPRHWAVSVNAVISLALGGVLMLVASSFMGSFIAFLSMLAVAFSAWTGVFGADMLRRKEYDARALADTTRTSAYWYRAGFSPAAVAAWAIGLVSGLLFTTSDWFTGPLAKNNVIGEYGLGWIAAIVISAALYLALPKPRIPSPTPAPAEEQTSATV